In Candidatus Manganitrophus morganii, the genomic window TGCTGAGGAAGATCTTCCCCCTTCCGAACTGCACGATCGACATTGATGGCAACGCCGAGCGGGCCTGCATCGAATTCGAGATTAAAAGATGTCTGGCCCCCTGCACCGGAAATCAATCGAAGGAAGATTACCGCCAGATGATCCAGCAGGTCCGCCTCTTCCTCGAAGGGAAGGACAAGGTCCTCCTCACGGCGATGCGGGCGCTGATGGAGAAGAAGGCGGGCGAGCTCAACTTTGAGGCGGCGGCCCGGCTTCGCGATCAGATCGCCAAGATCGAGCGGGCGTTGGAGCAGCAACGGGTCACCTCGACGCAGATCGAGGATCACGATGTGATCGCCCTGGCACGGGAAGGGGAGGCGGCCGACCTTCAGATCCTTTTCATCCGCGGCGGGATGATGGTCGGTCGAAAAGACTTCTTCTTCGAAAATGTCGGGGAAACGCTCGATGAGGAGCTCTGCGCCACCTTCATTCAGCAGTTCTACAATAAGGAAGGGCTGATTCCGAGGGAGATCTTCCTTCCGATTCCGCTGACGGAAGCCTCCGTCCTGGAAGAGTGGCTCTCGGAGCGGCGCGGCGGGCCGGTTCATCTTGTCTTTCCCTCGCGCGGGAGAAGGGCGCATCTGCTCGATTTGGCCCTTGAGAATGCGCGCGCCTCCCTGACGAACCACGTTCAGATCCGCGAGGGGGGAGAGGCGACGCTGGAGAAACTGAAAGATCTTTTGCAACTCTCCCGTCTTCCCCGCCGGATCGAGGGATACGACATCTCCAATATCATGGGGACCAGCGCCGTCGGGTCGATGGTCGTTTTTGAAGAGGCCAAGGCGAAGAAATCGGATTACCGCCACTTCCGGATCAAAACGATCGAGGGGGCAAACGACTTCGGGATGATGGCGGAGGTTCTGACGCGGAGATTAAATTCGTTAAAAGAGAAGGGGGAGGCGCCTCCCGACCTCTTCCTGATCGACGGCGGAAAGGGGCAGATCTCGGCGGTGCGGGAGGTGATGGAGAAATTCGATCTCGGATCGGTCGATCTGATCGGGTTGGCGAAGGAGCGGGAAGACCGATGGGAGCGGGTCTATCTGCCCGATCTTTCAGATCCGATCGCGCTTCCGGTCGGCTCCCCGGCAACCCATCTGCTTCAGCAGATCCGCGATGAAGCGCACCGCTTTGCGGTCTCCTATCATCGGAAGATTCGGGACAAGAAGATGTTAGAGTCGCCGCTGCAGGAAATTGAGGGAATTGGGAAGACCCGGCGGCTGGCGCTGCTGAAGCATTTTGGAAGTGTCTCAAAGATTCGCGAGGCAAGTCTGGAGGAGCTCGAAGCGGCCCCCTCCATGAACAAGGCGGTCGCCCAAAAAGTATTTGAGTCGCTTCATTCCTAATGGCCCTTCCACATTGACACTTTGCGTTCAATTATGCTAAAAATACGCAGATTATTTAAATGTCTATACAATTGGAGAAGCCATGTCCGGACATTCTAAATGGGCGACGACCAAACATAAAAAGGCGGCGGCGGACTCGAAGCGGGGGAAAATTTTCACCAAGATCATCCGCGAGATCACCGTTGCGGCAAAGATCGGGGGAGGAGACCCGGAAGGAAATCCCCGCCTTCGGACGGCGATCCTCAAAGCCAAAGAAAACAACATGCCGGCCGATAACATCAAAAAGGCGGTTCAAAAGGGGACCGGCGAGCTTCCCGGCGTCTCGTATGAGGAGATGACCTATGAGGGTTACGGGCCGGGCGGGGTGGCGATCATCATCCAGCTCCTGTCGGACAACAAGAACCGGACGGTTTCCGAAATCCGCCACCTCCTCTCCAAGAGCGGCGGCAACATGGGAGAGTCGGGCTCCGTCGCCTGGATGTTTCAGAAGAAGGGATACCTCTCGATCGAGAAGCAGAAGGCCGACGAAGATAAGTTGATGTCGGTGGCGCTCGATGCGGGTGCGGAGGATATCCGCTCGGACGATCCGACGATTTTTGAAGTCATCGCTGCGCCGGCCGATTTCGAAAAGGTCAAAAAGGCGATGACCGACGCCGGCCTCACCCCGTCCTATGCCGAAGTGACCTTACTCCCGCAGACCTATATCCGGCTCGATGGGAAAGAGGCGGAGCAGATGCTCCGGTTGATGGAAGCGCTCGAAGATCACGACGATGTTCAGAACGTCTACGCGAACTTCGATATCCCCGATGAGGTGATGGCGAAGGTGGCCGGGTAATTTAACCCAATATGCCGATTTTAGGAATCGATCCGGGAATGGGTGCCACAGGATATGCGATCCTGGAAGAAGCCCCCGCAGGCCGTCTGATCTTGAAAGGATCGGGCGAGATCCGGACGATTCCAAAACACCCCTTTCCGAAACGACTCAAACATCTCTTCGACGACCTCTTGCAGGTGATTCAGAAAGAGCTTCCGACCGCCGTCGCTATCGAAGATACCTTTCTCGCCAAAAATTTCAAGTCGGCCCTCAAGCTCGGACAGGCCCGCGGGGCGGCGCTGCTGGCGGCCGAGTTCCATC contains:
- the uvrC gene encoding excinuclease ABC subunit UvrC → MELKQKIEALPHTPGVYLMKGKKGEVLYVGKAKELASRVRSYFRPNADVTPKIRSMVSQVADLEYIVTVSNLEALILESNLIKKHRPKYNVVLRDDKNYPLLRLSMKDDYPRLEIVRRVKRDGALYFGPYVPTGGLYEMLRLLRKIFPLPNCTIDIDGNAERACIEFEIKRCLAPCTGNQSKEDYRQMIQQVRLFLEGKDKVLLTAMRALMEKKAGELNFEAAARLRDQIAKIERALEQQRVTSTQIEDHDVIALAREGEAADLQILFIRGGMMVGRKDFFFENVGETLDEELCATFIQQFYNKEGLIPREIFLPIPLTEASVLEEWLSERRGGPVHLVFPSRGRRAHLLDLALENARASLTNHVQIREGGEATLEKLKDLLQLSRLPRRIEGYDISNIMGTSAVGSMVVFEEAKAKKSDYRHFRIKTIEGANDFGMMAEVLTRRLNSLKEKGEAPPDLFLIDGGKGQISAVREVMEKFDLGSVDLIGLAKEREDRWERVYLPDLSDPIALPVGSPATHLLQQIRDEAHRFAVSYHRKIRDKKMLESPLQEIEGIGKTRRLALLKHFGSVSKIREASLEELEAAPSMNKAVAQKVFESLHS
- the ruvC gene encoding crossover junction endodeoxyribonuclease RuvC, coding for MGATGYAILEEAPAGRLILKGSGEIRTIPKHPFPKRLKHLFDDLLQVIQKELPTAVAIEDTFLAKNFKSALKLGQARGAALLAAEFHQIPVFEYTPTAVKMAVVGYGGATKDQIQQMVGRLLQLPSLLTSEHAADAAAVAICHIHSAQFHAKVGAAEKRSDEFTRY
- a CDS encoding YebC/PmpR family DNA-binding transcriptional regulator; the protein is MSGHSKWATTKHKKAAADSKRGKIFTKIIREITVAAKIGGGDPEGNPRLRTAILKAKENNMPADNIKKAVQKGTGELPGVSYEEMTYEGYGPGGVAIIIQLLSDNKNRTVSEIRHLLSKSGGNMGESGSVAWMFQKKGYLSIEKQKADEDKLMSVALDAGAEDIRSDDPTIFEVIAAPADFEKVKKAMTDAGLTPSYAEVTLLPQTYIRLDGKEAEQMLRLMEALEDHDDVQNVYANFDIPDEVMAKVAG